In Acidisarcina polymorpha, the DNA window ATCCTGGATAGCGACCTGCCCAAGCAGTCTCTGATTCAATCCTGGCGTGGCGCGGATTCACTGGCGTCCGCGGCGCAGTCGGGTTACAAGACAATTCTGTCGGCCGGATATTACCTCGATCTGATGCATTCGGCTTCGTACCATTATGCTGTCGATCCCCTGGCGGGTAAAAGTGCGGCTTTGTCGCCGGCGGAGAAGGCGAACATTCTGGGTGGGGAGGCGGCGCAGTGGACCGAGTATGTCACGCCGGAGAACCTCGACAACCGCATCTGGCCTCGAATGGGAGCGATCGCGGAGCGGCTCTGGTCTGCCGAAGGGGTGACGGATGTTGATTCGATGTATCGGCGACTTTCGGTTCTGAGCAGGAGTTTGGCATGGCGCGGTCTGGAACATGAAACTGGCAGCCGCATGATGCTGGGCCGCATTGAAGGCGATGACCTGCCGGCGCCGCTACTTGAGACACTGGCGATGGCGGTGGAGCCGGTCAAGGAATACGATCGCGAGCAAACGCAGGTCTATGATGTGACGGCGCCGTTGAATCGGCTGGTCGATTCCGTACCGCCGGAGAGCGACTACTCGCGGTCGATCAACGCGCTGGCGGCGAGGGCAGCTCATGATGCGTCTGTCCGCCTGGAGTTACGGCGGCAGTTTTCGCAATGGCGTGACAACGATGCGCGGCTCGAGCCTTACCTGGCAGCGTCGCATTTGCGCTTGGGACTGGCCCCGCTGTCGCAGGATCTATCGAAGCTGGGAGTGCTGGGGCTAGCGGCGCTTGACGCTATCGAGGCGGGAAAGCCAATCTCCGTAGACAGCCGCAACGAGCAGCTTGCCCTGGTGCAGGCAACGGCTGCCCATCATGCGGAGCTGCTCCTGGCGGTTACGCCGTCGGTTCGCGTGCTGATTGAAGCAGAACCTGGCACTCAGTAATGCATGCAGGTTATTGCTGCGCGGCCCAGTAGATGGAGTTGGTGAAGATTCTGGTGAAGGCCGGATTCTGGAAGAGCTCGGGATGATGGCCCATGAAGATATAGATGTTACGGGCCTTGTAATTCGGGTTCGTCCAGATGACGGGGTGGTCGCCCATCTTTGTCTTGGTGTCTGGCTTGTAAGTGCTTTCATCGACACTGGCGAGCACGTGAACGTTGGGCCGCGGGGATTTGTCCCAGGTGTACCACTCTTCCTGCTGGATGAGGAATGGGCTGGCAACACCTTTCATTGTTGGGTGGGCGGGATCCTCGATGGTGACGACGCCATCCGCGAAGGTGGGAATATAGGCGGTGAATCGAATGCCGCCCATGAATTTAGAGAACCAGGGCCACATCTGGAAGCCATCGAATTCGCCGAGCAAAGTGGCATGATGGAAGCCGATCCACCCGCCTTTGCCTTGCTCGATGTATTTAATGAAGGCCGCCTGCGCGGTTGGCGTCCAATTGTACGGAGCGTAGTTCAGCTGAATGAATAACTGATATCTGGCGAGAAATGCGTCGTTGACTGGTGCGGTGTCCTCAATGTAGTCAACGGCGAAGTTATCCTTTGCTGCTAATTCATTAAGCCAGATCTTTCCTGCGTCGACGAATGGTTGATGGATGCCGCCTTTTTCCGCGAGCACGATGACCCGGAATTTTGGGGATGTCTCCGCAGAGAAAGCGGATTGCGCCGCTGCTGCACAGAGGAAGAGCAGAGCAAGCAGTGTGGATATTGACGGTCGCTTCAAGGCGCCTCCATTTTCTTCACAGACTTTGTGCTGCATTGGGTCGATTCCCTGCGCCGAAGAAGTAGCGATATACGCTGGGCGCGCCATGTTGCCATAGCTTCCCGCGATCCATCTTCAGGGCGAGGTTAACATCGGGTGCCGAGGTTACAAAAAAACCTTGCCAACCGGTTGTGAGTGAGAGTATATCCTAACTAATCATTACGAAGTATGTCGGCTCTATCAGCACTTCATTGGAGCCTCTCGGCGCGTGGAACCTTTAGCAAGCAGAGAGGGACGGACGCAGGAAGTTTTGAAAGCGCCGTCACAACAGGAAATTCCAGCCTGGTAGCCCCGCACCGCTGCACAGCAGGGGCCTGAGAGCAAGTACGAACGCATCACCGGGAGGACGAAGAACATGAACCTTATTCAAAGCGGGCTTACTTCTAAAAAGACGAAGTGGTGGTGCGGCTGTTTGATCGCGGTTTGTCTATCGCTATGTACGGGAACGGTTGCGCGAGCTCAGAGTTCCGCGAGTGGCGCGATCCGCGGCTCGGTGACCGATCCGACGGGTGCGGTGATCCCGGAAGCATCGGTATCGGTGGTTAATGTAGATACGGGGGAAGAGAAGCTCTTCACCACGAACAAGGACGGGCTCTACGACACGGTCTCGACGCCGCACGGTCAGTACCGGGTTACGATCACGGCGCCCGGCTTTGAGGCCCTGGTGCTGGGCCCGATTACGCTTGATATCGGCACGATCACATTGAACGGCCACATGAGTATGGGGAGCCAATTTCAGCGAGTTGTCGTAACCACCGATACCGCGGCGCTGTTGCACACCGAGAGCGGGGAGCAGTCGACTACGTTCGATGAAAAGACGATGCTGCAGCTGCCGCAAGTGGGGCAAGATTGGGCAAACTTTACTATCCTCCTGCCAGGAAGCGCGGGCGCTTCATCGGCGAATGGAGTTACAACTCCGGGAGCAGCAGTTTCGCTGAACGGAAGTATGCCTTACAGCGGCAACTTCCTTTCGGATGGCGGTTCGGTGACGAACCCGCATAGCGCCGATGTAGAGACTGATACCTTCGACACGGTCGCAGAAGTCGACATCGAGGACTCGAATTTTTCCGCTCAGTACGGGATCGGCGGGGTTGTTTTCAACCAGATTACCAAGGGCGGCACGAACCAGTTTCACGGCTCGGCCTACGAACATTTTCAGAATGATGCTTTGAATGCGCGCAGCTACTTCAATGCGCCCGATCAGCGGATACCGCCGCTGAAGTTCAACCAGTTTGGCGGATCGATCGGCGGCCCCTTCTGGCGTAACAAGATGTTCTTCTTTTTCAACTACGACAAGAGCATCGATAACCAGTCCTATACTAACTTCGCCTCCATGCCGACCGACGCCCTGAAGGGCGTGAATACGGCAAACGGACAATTTGACCTGACGCAGCTGATGCCGCTGGATGGTAATGGAAACAAGCTGCCGGTCACCGACAGCAACGGGAACAACATCATCAACCCCTGCAACGGCAATGTCGTTTATCAAGGCGAGATTTTCGATCCGGCGACCCAGACGACGGTGAATGGGCAGACATGCCGTTTGCCTTTCGCGACTGACAACGTCATTCCCGCAGGCCGCGTCGACCCGGTCGCGCAAAACATGCTGAAATACTTCCCTCAGCCCAATCAAAATACCACCCAGGGAATCAACGGTGATTACTACTATGTGGTGCCGACTCCGTACCCCTCGACGCGGATTTTTGGACGGATCGATTATGACTTCAACAGCAAGAACCGGTTGACGTCGTCGATTGCGGTGCGGGACGCAAATTCCCCGGTGTATTCGGAGTGGGTATGCCCGGTGGCCTGCTATCACGATGACACTTCGGATTATTCGAGTCAGACCTCCGACGTATGGTCCTTCAGCTCGAACCTGGTCAACGAATTTCGCTTCAGCTTCAATCGCCAGGGGAGTTATTTGACGCCGTTTTCGAAGGGGCTCGGCATACCAGCGGCGATCGGACTGCAGTATGCGAAAGCCGATGTTTTCCCCAACCTTACGATCAACGGGAACGTTTGCTGCGATTCGCCTTACTCGGGCACGAACACGGACTATGTGCAGAACGTGTATCAGCCATCGGATGTTGTGACGTTGATCCGAGGCAAGCACGTTTTGCATTTCGGCGGCGAGCTGATCATGCTGGAGGATAACTCAACCAACTGGGGCAATGTGGATGCGGGAGACTTCACTTTTTCCGGGCAATACACGCAGGCGAGCCAGGCGGCTACGGGAAGTGGCGCGGGTTGGGCCGACTTTCTATTAGGCGATGTGCAGAGTTGGGGCGCCACCAATTCGCCGCTGTTCGGCGGCCGGCAGAAGAGCCCGCAGGTTTTCGTTCAAGACGACATCAAGCTGCGGCCCAATCTAACGGTGAACGTTGGCTTGCGGTATCAGATTCAAGAAGGCTGGCGAGAGGTGAAGAACCGGATGGGAGACTTCGATCCGACGATCTTCAATACGGTCTCCGGCAACTACGGGGCGATGTGGTTCTCGCCGGCGGCCAACCGCACCCAGGCACAGGCGAATGTCTACTCGGGTGTGCTGCCGCGGCTGGGGTTCGCATATTCGATCAAGCCGACGATGGTGATTCGCGGCGGATGGGGAATGTACACCACGCCTTGGAGCGTCGACCAGTACGGGAACGCAAAGGGGGTCGGATACGGGCAATCAGGAAGCGCGCAGGACCAGACCAACGGCATTACGCCACTCACGACGCTGTCGGGGCCGGGAAATTTTTATGGCACCGTGACTCCGCTGCCCTACCTCAATGCGTCGACCTCTGCGACGGCGTACAACGGTCAGAACGCGCCGAACTATGACCCGTATCATACCCCGTTGACTTATTTGTATTCATGGTCGCTGGGAGTGCAGCGGGAGTTCGCTCACGGGATTGTGTCGGAGCTTGCCTATGTCGGAAAGCACGGCGCCAACATGCAGTTCAAAGGCGATATCAATCAGGTGCCGGTACAGAATCTGTCGCCGAACGACAATCCGACTGGCCGGCCTTATCCGCAATATCAGCAGATTGGCGGAAGTACTTTCAACGCTATCTCCAATTACAACTCGCTGCAGGCACAGATCAAGAAGCGGCTGGAGGGCGGCATCTCGTTCAGCGCTGCCTATACGTGGTCGAAATTCCTGGATGACATGGACGTGTCACCATTCAATGGCCAGGGCGGCACGATTAACTTCCAGAATTTCCATGATCCAGGAAGCAATTATGCTCCCTCCAACTTCGATATTCGGGAGTCTTTGAAGAGCAGCATTGTGTATCAGCTGCCGTTCGGCATCGGGCAGAGGTGGTTGAACCAGAATCACCTGCTGGATGAGGGGATAGGCGGATGGCAGGTTTCGGCCATCGTGATCAACCAGAGCGGGAACCCGTTCACGGTGGTCTATAACGGCCCGAACAACTCCTACTCCCAGGCGGGCGCCTGGTATCCGAACGTGCTGCGGCCTGCCCAGTACATCAACAAGAGCATTAACGAGTGGTACGATCCGACGGCGTTTGTCACCGCGGCGAATGCGACTTTCGGCAACTCGAGGAGAAACTCTCTGCGCGCGCCGGGGATCGATACGACGAACTTCTCGATGGGCAAGACCTTCCATTTCACCGAGGGGGTCGGACTTCAGTTACGCGCGGATGCGACGAACATCTTCAACCATCCTGATTTCGATGCTCCGGATGGGAACTTCAACGACCCTGTCAATTTATCGACACCCGGCAGACCGCAGGGCGCGGGAACCATCAGCTCAACCACGGTTCTCGGCCGCACGATGCAGATCAGCGCACGGGTCTCCTTCTAGGTTGTCATTGTTGGAGGGCGATGGCTTGCCGCGTCGCCCTTCGTCACCATTTACGGGACTGGCTGACTCAACGCCTGCCTTGCGTCAATCGCGATACGATTCCGAAATGATCCGTTTGGGTATTCGTGGTTCTCTTTTGCTGATGCTGGTGGGTATCTCCGCCTATGGGGTATGCCAGTCGAGCTCAGCGACCGAGCAGGTAGAGGCGCATATTCGTGAGGCACATCGATTGCTGAGCGAGAACCGGCCCGCGGAGGCAGTTCCAGAATTTGAGGCGGTGGTTGCGCTTGACCCTGCCAACGTAGACGCTCGCGGCAACCTGGGAGTGCTGCTCTTTTTCGAGAAGAACTATGCAGCCGCGATCCCTCAGCTTCGCGAGGCGCTGCGGTTGAAGCCGGACCTATGGAAGATCCAGGCGCTGCTCGGCATGGCGGAGCATCGATCCGGTGATAATGCAGCCGCGCGCAGCGACCTTGAGAAGTCTTTGCCGGAGCTTCAGGAGAAGAAGATTCGAATTGAGGCAGGGCTGGAGCTGGTTGAGCTTGACTCGGCGAGTGACGATCTGGAGAAGGCGGCTGCGGTGGTAAGTACGCTGCTGGCGCTCGACCCGGAGAATCCACAATTGCTTTATACCGCGTACCAAATCCATTCCGACCTGGCACGGCAGGCGATTCTCAGCTTATCGCTGGTGGCGCCGAAGTCGGCGCTTATGTACCAGGCGGCGGCCCACGAAGCCGCCAGACGCGGCGACACCGCCAGCGCGATTGTGCATTATCGAGAGGCTTTGAAGATCGATCCCAAGTTGCCGGGGCTTCATTTCGAGCTGGCGGAGATGTTAAGCAGTCTGCCAGCTACGGCCGCATCGAGCGTGGAAGCCAAGTCGGAATATGAAGCGGCGCTAGCGCAGAATTCATTCGACGAAAGGGCGGAGCTAAGACTGGCGGAGATCGCAATGCAGGCGAATGACCAGACGAAGGCCTATGCCTTTGGTGCACGGGCGCTGCAGTTGCAGCCGGACGACGCGGAGGCGAACTACGAAGTGGCGAAAATGCTGCTGGCGATGGACCAGCCTGCAAAGGCAGAACCACTGCTGGAGCATGCCGTGCGGCTGGATCCGACGAATGCCGTCATTCACTTTCGCTTGAGCACGGTCTATCACCGGCTGGGAAGAAACGTGGATGCGGAGCGCGAGGTCCAGGAATATCACAAATACAAGGACTTGAAAGAGCATCTACGGGTCACCTGGAAGGAACTGCAGTTGAACCCCGAGAAGCAGGGTGTGTTCGAAAGCAAGATAGAGAAATAGATGCGGGTGCTTCGCGATGGTCTTACCTACCGAAGTTAGCGCGACCATATTTTTTCAAATTACCGAGGCGGAATGATCTCTCGTTTTCTGGTTGTTTGTTTGGCGGGGTGTTCGGTTCCATCTGCTCTCGCGGCGTCGTACTACCCGGAGCGCCTGGACGATGCGAAGGCCACTTACTTAACGGCACCGACGTTTGCAGTGCATGCTGATGGAAGAGTCGATGATACGGCGGTGATTCAGCAGGCGATCGATCAAGAAGAGGCGCGCAACCACGAAGGCATCGTCTTCATTCCGTCTGGACGGTATCGTCTCAGCCATACAATCTATGTCTGGCCGGGTATTCGACTGATCGGATATGGGCCTACCAGGCCGGTTTTCACGGTCGCGCCAAGTACGCCGTTTTATCAGAACGGCCCGGCTTATATGGTTTTCTTTGCGGGCGACCGTCCCTCACGGCGAAGCAACATAAGCGGAGCGATTGCCAAGATTGCGGATGCGAATCCAGGGACGTTTTACTCGGCGTTAAGCAACGTTGATATCGAGATACAGGCGGGTAATCCTGGCGCGGTGGGAGTGCGAGGACGGTATGCGCAGCACTGCTATCTGGCCCACATGGACTTCCATATTGGATCCGGCCTGGCCGGTATTCATGACGGCGGCAATGTCGCGCAGGATGTGCACTTCTTCGGCGGGCAGTATGGAATATGGACGAAGAAGCCTTCGCCCGGCTGGCAGTTTTCGGTCATCGATGCGACCTTTGACGGCCAGCGTGTCGCCGCGATTCGCGAGCATGAAGCTGGTCTTACTTTGATTCGCCCGCAGTTCCGTCATGTTCCAAGCGCGGTCGAGATCGATCCGGGCTATGCCGATGAACTCTGGGTGAAAGATGCGAGGCTTGAAGATATCAGCGGGCCTGCATTCGTTATCAGCAACGAACATAATGCGCATACCGAAATCAATATGGAAGGGGTCGTCTGCCAGGATGTGCGCTCCTTTGCCTTGTTTCGTGTAAGCGGCAAGCGGATCGATGGGGCTGGCGCTTTGTATGACGTGAAGGTGTTCTCGCATGGTCTGCACTTTCGAGACGCCGGGGACCCGGGCACGATTCAGGACGTGTTTGACGCTTCTGCGTTAACCGGTTTGCCGGCTCCGGTTGCGTCTGACATTGTGGAGTTGCCGCCCATGAATACCTGGGTGAATGTCCGGAGTCTTGGTGCGCGCGGGGATGGAATTACGGATGATACCGAGGTCCTGAAAAAAGCTATCGCTGCACACAGGACGCTGTACTTTCCGTCAGGGCAATACCTGGTGACGGATACGATCCAGCTGAAGCCGGACACGGTCCTGGTTGGCCTGCATCCGAGCATCACGCGCATTCTGATCGCTGATTCGACGCCTGCCTTTCAGGGGGTCGGCGAGGCTAAACCGCTGATCGAAACGCCGCAGCAGGGGACGAATATCGTCACAGGGATTGGCTTGTATACCAATGGCATCAACCCGCGAGCGGTCGCGGCGAAGTGGATGGCAGGCAGCAGTTCGATGATGAATGACGTCAGATTTCTGGGCGGCCATGGTACATCGGACCTCACTCCGGTTCCGAACGAGAATCATCATGGGTGGAGCATCTACAACAACACTCACACTGCCGATTCGAACATCAAGCGGCGCTGGAATGCTCAGTATCCCAGCTTATGGGTCACGAATGGCGGGGGTGGCACGTTTGTGAATATATGGACGCCGAGCACCTTCGCCCAGGCGGGTTTGTATATCTCGAATACGTCAACGCCGGGAAGAGTGTATGAGCTGTCGAGCGAGCACCATGTTCGCAACGAAGTGATGGTGCGGCATGCGTCGAACTGGAATATTTACGCGCTGCAGACCGAAGAAGAGAGCGGCGAAGGGCCGTTCGCTCTGCCGATCGAGGTCCAAGACTCGAGTAATATTACGTTCGCGAACTATCATTCATACCGGGTAGTGAGCACCTATCAGCCGTTCCCGTATGCGGTGAAAGTGACGAACTCCCGCGATATCCACTTTCGCAACTTCCACTGCTATAGCGATAGCAAAGCGTCGTTCGATAATGGCATCTACGATGAGACCCATCATGTGGAGATCCGAGACCGGGAATTCTCCTGGTTAGACATCTCGGGGTTAGACATCTCGGGCGATGCGCCGGCTGCAGAGCCGGAGGGTAGCGCTTCGGCCATTGTCCAGCCGGGTGCGACGGTGCAGAAGCTCGCCGGTGGTTTCTTCAATGGTTCGGGCGGTGCGGTCGGGCCGTCCGGCGATCCGTATTTTGTCGACGCGCGATGGAACGCCATCTACCGGTGGAACGAGAGCTCGCACTTTCTGACAAAGGTCCGAGATAATCCGCTGGAGCCCGTCAACCTTGCCTTTGATAAGTCGGGCGACTTACTGGTGGTATCTTATG includes these proteins:
- a CDS encoding ThuA domain-containing protein — translated: MARPAYIATSSAQGIDPMQHKVCEENGGALKRPSISTLLALLFLCAAAAQSAFSAETSPKFRVIVLAEKGGIHQPFVDAGKIWLNELAAKDNFAVDYIEDTAPVNDAFLARYQLFIQLNYAPYNWTPTAQAAFIKYIEQGKGGWIGFHHATLLGEFDGFQMWPWFSKFMGGIRFTAYIPTFADGVVTIEDPAHPTMKGVASPFLIQQEEWYTWDKSPRPNVHVLASVDESTYKPDTKTKMGDHPVIWTNPNYKARNIYIFMGHHPELFQNPAFTRIFTNSIYWAAQQ
- a CDS encoding glycosyl hydrolase family 28-related protein, which encodes MISRFLVVCLAGCSVPSALAASYYPERLDDAKATYLTAPTFAVHADGRVDDTAVIQQAIDQEEARNHEGIVFIPSGRYRLSHTIYVWPGIRLIGYGPTRPVFTVAPSTPFYQNGPAYMVFFAGDRPSRRSNISGAIAKIADANPGTFYSALSNVDIEIQAGNPGAVGVRGRYAQHCYLAHMDFHIGSGLAGIHDGGNVAQDVHFFGGQYGIWTKKPSPGWQFSVIDATFDGQRVAAIREHEAGLTLIRPQFRHVPSAVEIDPGYADELWVKDARLEDISGPAFVISNEHNAHTEINMEGVVCQDVRSFALFRVSGKRIDGAGALYDVKVFSHGLHFRDAGDPGTIQDVFDASALTGLPAPVASDIVELPPMNTWVNVRSLGARGDGITDDTEVLKKAIAAHRTLYFPSGQYLVTDTIQLKPDTVLVGLHPSITRILIADSTPAFQGVGEAKPLIETPQQGTNIVTGIGLYTNGINPRAVAAKWMAGSSSMMNDVRFLGGHGTSDLTPVPNENHHGWSIYNNTHTADSNIKRRWNAQYPSLWVTNGGGGTFVNIWTPSTFAQAGLYISNTSTPGRVYELSSEHHVRNEVMVRHASNWNIYALQTEEESGEGPFALPIEVQDSSNITFANYHSYRVVSTYQPFPYAVKVTNSRDIHFRNFHCYSDSKASFDNGIYDETHHVEIRDREFSWLDISGLDISGDAPAAEPEGSASAIVQPGATVQKLAGGFFNGSGGAVGPSGDPYFVDARWNAIYRWNESSHFLTKVRDNPLEPVNLAFDKSGDLLVVSYAGKSTVYAIKPESRDESISILTPQASAPRPGMAVVLPVDYWRSENDFSQAIVAPRPWQFISPDGSVFIPVKQDFIDDDLYYGIRMQDVVRAFGLSPTMPGAPFYVSDESEEKTWRVTVGADGAISNPVLFAEQGGEGGAVDADGNVYLAAGQVFVYDAAGKRVGEIKVPERPLQLLFGGSDGKTLYILTHTSLYSVRTMVKGR
- a CDS encoding TonB-dependent receptor; the protein is MNLIQSGLTSKKTKWWCGCLIAVCLSLCTGTVARAQSSASGAIRGSVTDPTGAVIPEASVSVVNVDTGEEKLFTTNKDGLYDTVSTPHGQYRVTITAPGFEALVLGPITLDIGTITLNGHMSMGSQFQRVVVTTDTAALLHTESGEQSTTFDEKTMLQLPQVGQDWANFTILLPGSAGASSANGVTTPGAAVSLNGSMPYSGNFLSDGGSVTNPHSADVETDTFDTVAEVDIEDSNFSAQYGIGGVVFNQITKGGTNQFHGSAYEHFQNDALNARSYFNAPDQRIPPLKFNQFGGSIGGPFWRNKMFFFFNYDKSIDNQSYTNFASMPTDALKGVNTANGQFDLTQLMPLDGNGNKLPVTDSNGNNIINPCNGNVVYQGEIFDPATQTTVNGQTCRLPFATDNVIPAGRVDPVAQNMLKYFPQPNQNTTQGINGDYYYVVPTPYPSTRIFGRIDYDFNSKNRLTSSIAVRDANSPVYSEWVCPVACYHDDTSDYSSQTSDVWSFSSNLVNEFRFSFNRQGSYLTPFSKGLGIPAAIGLQYAKADVFPNLTINGNVCCDSPYSGTNTDYVQNVYQPSDVVTLIRGKHVLHFGGELIMLEDNSTNWGNVDAGDFTFSGQYTQASQAATGSGAGWADFLLGDVQSWGATNSPLFGGRQKSPQVFVQDDIKLRPNLTVNVGLRYQIQEGWREVKNRMGDFDPTIFNTVSGNYGAMWFSPAANRTQAQANVYSGVLPRLGFAYSIKPTMVIRGGWGMYTTPWSVDQYGNAKGVGYGQSGSAQDQTNGITPLTTLSGPGNFYGTVTPLPYLNASTSATAYNGQNAPNYDPYHTPLTYLYSWSLGVQREFAHGIVSELAYVGKHGANMQFKGDINQVPVQNLSPNDNPTGRPYPQYQQIGGSTFNAISNYNSLQAQIKKRLEGGISFSAAYTWSKFLDDMDVSPFNGQGGTINFQNFHDPGSNYAPSNFDIRESLKSSIVYQLPFGIGQRWLNQNHLLDEGIGGWQVSAIVINQSGNPFTVVYNGPNNSYSQAGAWYPNVLRPAQYINKSINEWYDPTAFVTAANATFGNSRRNSLRAPGIDTTNFSMGKTFHFTEGVGLQLRADATNIFNHPDFDAPDGNFNDPVNLSTPGRPQGAGTISSTTVLGRTMQISARVSF
- a CDS encoding tetratricopeptide repeat protein — encoded protein: MPRRPSSPFTGLADSTPALRQSRYDSEMIRLGIRGSLLLMLVGISAYGVCQSSSATEQVEAHIREAHRLLSENRPAEAVPEFEAVVALDPANVDARGNLGVLLFFEKNYAAAIPQLREALRLKPDLWKIQALLGMAEHRSGDNAAARSDLEKSLPELQEKKIRIEAGLELVELDSASDDLEKAAAVVSTLLALDPENPQLLYTAYQIHSDLARQAILSLSLVAPKSALMYQAAAHEAARRGDTASAIVHYREALKIDPKLPGLHFELAEMLSSLPATAASSVEAKSEYEAALAQNSFDERAELRLAEIAMQANDQTKAYAFGARALQLQPDDAEANYEVAKMLLAMDQPAKAEPLLEHAVRLDPTNAVIHFRLSTVYHRLGRNVDAEREVQEYHKYKDLKEHLRVTWKELQLNPEKQGVFESKIEK